Proteins encoded by one window of Synechococcus sp. WH 7805:
- a CDS encoding PH domain-containing protein, producing the protein MTKSVQEDTFYEGGPAKGDLIVNLLLGFTLIGLPFTIGAVVRALWLRFNITSRRVSVSGGWMGRDRSQVVYSQIREVRCVPRGFGAWGDMVLVLNDGSRLEMRSLPRFREVETFILERITVRPDASQPTAAGLNDSTSKGFAA; encoded by the coding sequence ATGACCAAATCCGTACAGGAAGACACCTTTTACGAAGGAGGTCCCGCCAAGGGAGACCTGATCGTCAACCTTCTGCTTGGCTTCACCCTCATCGGACTTCCTTTCACGATCGGTGCTGTGGTGAGAGCCCTCTGGCTCCGCTTCAACATCACCAGTCGTCGCGTCTCCGTCAGCGGGGGCTGGATGGGACGTGACCGCAGTCAGGTGGTGTATAGCCAGATTCGTGAAGTGCGATGCGTGCCCAGGGGATTCGGAGCCTGGGGAGACATGGTGCTGGTGCTCAACGACGGATCCAGGCTCGAGATGCGGTCGCTGCCCCGATTCCGTGAAGTGGAGACATTCATCCTGGAACGGATCACAGTCCGTCCCGATGCAAGCCAGCCCACAGCTGCAGGTCTCAACGACTCCACCAGCAAGGGGTTCGCTGCCTGA
- a CDS encoding ribonuclease P protein component, which produces MVLPASMRLRGHRCFDHLHRRGKRFHGTLMVLRKASSNPKLLRRDTVGVSELGQPKSCRIAVVISGKVHKRAVVRNRLRRLLHDHLRTRFEARPEHGQCWLLISLRPGADAGEANLLEECDRLLEQAGLQP; this is translated from the coding sequence ATGGTTCTGCCCGCTTCCATGCGTTTACGCGGCCATCGCTGTTTTGATCACTTGCACAGGCGTGGCAAGCGTTTTCACGGCACCTTGATGGTGCTGCGCAAGGCGTCATCCAATCCAAAGCTGCTGCGTCGCGACACAGTTGGAGTTTCTGAATTGGGTCAGCCCAAGAGCTGCCGGATTGCCGTCGTGATCAGTGGCAAGGTTCACAAGCGGGCGGTGGTGCGCAATCGTCTCAGGCGGCTGCTGCATGACCACCTCAGGACTCGCTTCGAGGCACGCCCCGAGCATGGTCAGTGCTGGCTGCTGATCAGTCTTCGACCCGGTGCTGACGCAGGTGAGGCCAACTTGCTGGAAGAATGCGACAGATTGCTTGAACAGGCGGGGCTCCAGCCATGA
- the rpmH gene encoding 50S ribosomal protein L34, which yields MTKRTLGGTSRKRKRVSGFRVRMRSHTGRRVIRTRRKRGRSRLSV from the coding sequence ATGACCAAGCGAACCCTCGGTGGTACCAGCCGCAAGCGCAAGCGTGTCTCAGGATTCCGAGTGCGCATGCGTTCGCACACCGGTCGGCGGGTGATTCGCACCCGCCGCAAGCGGGGTCGCAGTCGTCTGTCTGTTTGA
- a CDS encoding DUF2808 domain-containing protein gives MTQNAFRLTRRRAGLTAALVAGSIGTAALLPTTAPQAVRAQNTPALLEFRWDGGKDYRKLYYVQSSTAQRERAEYFFILRPKDRKTAILKLSISVPSYFNARIKPKNLSLCKMKLGGVLSRSRCEEVLPAVFEVNEKQTAIEVFPDTPIPTGGTYAVLMKIFNPNSQGMYQFNALAQAPGDVPVSGYLGSWVIDID, from the coding sequence ATGACCCAAAACGCCTTCCGACTCACACGCCGCCGTGCCGGTCTGACCGCTGCACTGGTTGCAGGATCCATCGGCACGGCAGCACTACTGCCTACAACAGCGCCCCAGGCCGTGCGGGCTCAGAACACTCCGGCACTGCTGGAATTCCGTTGGGATGGAGGGAAGGATTACAGGAAGCTTTATTACGTGCAGAGCAGTACGGCACAACGCGAGCGTGCCGAATACTTCTTCATTCTGAGGCCAAAGGACCGCAAAACCGCCATCCTCAAGTTGAGCATTTCGGTTCCGAGCTATTTCAATGCCCGGATCAAGCCCAAGAATCTCTCCCTCTGCAAGATGAAATTGGGGGGTGTTCTCTCCCGCAGCCGTTGCGAGGAGGTGCTGCCGGCCGTTTTCGAAGTCAATGAGAAGCAGACCGCGATCGAAGTGTTTCCTGATACCCCGATCCCCACTGGAGGCACCTACGCGGTGTTGATGAAAATCTTCAATCCCAACTCACAGGGCATGTATCAGTTCAATGCGCTGGCCCAGGCACCTGGCGATGTTCCAGTATCCGGCTACCTCGGAAGCTGGGTGATCGATATTGATTGA
- the aroH gene encoding chorismate mutase translates to MTLPLQLRGLRGATTSSDNTAASIRDAVSELVDALMEQNQLQPNQLVSVTFSVTTDLDACFPAATARHREGWGDVALLDVQQMAVHGDLARCIRLLAHAWLPGDRPVHHPYLRGASRLRPDRSGHS, encoded by the coding sequence ATGACCCTCCCCCTGCAGCTGCGTGGCCTGCGTGGAGCCACGACCAGCTCTGACAACACCGCAGCCTCCATCAGGGACGCCGTATCGGAACTGGTCGATGCCCTGATGGAGCAGAACCAGCTGCAACCGAATCAACTCGTGTCTGTGACCTTCTCCGTGACGACCGATCTCGATGCCTGTTTTCCTGCTGCAACAGCTCGGCACCGGGAAGGATGGGGAGATGTGGCCTTGCTGGATGTGCAGCAGATGGCTGTTCATGGAGACCTCGCCCGCTGCATCCGGCTGCTGGCCCACGCATGGCTACCCGGAGACAGGCCCGTGCATCACCCCTATCTGCGGGGCGCCTCACGCCTCCGGCCAGATAGATCCGGTCACAGCTGA
- the sppA gene encoding signal peptide peptidase SppA yields the protein MVWPWRRKSRRRMARIAIEGAISGSTRRRVLKALREVQEREFPALLLRIDSPGGTVGDSQEIHAALLRLREKGCRVVASFGNISASGGVYVGVAAETIVANPGTITGSIGVILRGNNLSELLDKIGIRFETVKSGTYKDILSPDRALSPEERQLLQDLIDSSYSQFVDAVAEGRGLEPDAVRAFADGRVFSGAQAKDLGLVDELGDEEHARVLAARLADLDEERCRPVTLGKPRKSLLQGLPGSSLLSAMHQRLNTELELSGQLLWMHRP from the coding sequence ATGGTGTGGCCGTGGCGCCGGAAATCCAGACGTCGCATGGCGAGAATCGCCATCGAAGGGGCTATCAGCGGGTCCACCCGCCGGCGAGTTCTCAAGGCGCTTCGCGAAGTGCAGGAGCGTGAATTTCCAGCCTTGCTGCTGCGCATCGACAGCCCTGGAGGCACCGTCGGTGACAGTCAGGAGATTCATGCCGCCTTGCTGAGACTGCGCGAGAAAGGCTGCCGGGTGGTCGCCAGTTTCGGCAACATCTCCGCCTCTGGCGGGGTGTACGTCGGCGTCGCAGCCGAAACGATCGTTGCCAATCCCGGCACCATTACCGGATCGATCGGCGTGATCCTTCGCGGCAACAATCTCTCAGAGCTTCTTGACAAGATTGGGATCCGCTTCGAAACCGTAAAAAGCGGGACCTACAAAGACATCCTCTCCCCGGATCGAGCCCTCAGTCCTGAGGAGCGGCAGCTGCTACAGGATCTGATCGACAGCAGCTACAGCCAATTCGTCGATGCCGTCGCTGAAGGTCGCGGACTCGAGCCCGATGCCGTCCGAGCCTTTGCCGACGGCCGGGTGTTCAGCGGTGCCCAGGCCAAGGACCTTGGCTTGGTGGATGAACTCGGCGATGAAGAACACGCCAGGGTTCTGGCGGCCCGACTGGCGGATCTGGATGAGGAGCGCTGCAGACCCGTGACTCTCGGGAAGCCCCGCAAGAGCCTGCTCCAGGGGCTACCAGGCTCCTCATTGCTCAGCGCGATGCACCAACGGCTCAACACAGAACTGGAACTGAGCGGTCAACTCCTGTGGATGCACCGGCCATGA
- a CDS encoding DMT family transporter codes for MSSLQRGLLMVLPFALWGTAMAAMAPLVHSGGPVLVACLRLLPAGAVLLVAVPRLGRSLRIDPGDRGWFVLFTLVDAFLFQIFLAKGIEGTGAGLGSVLIDSQPLIVALLARWLFEESINPFGWLGLALGLAGIVCLGVPAPLLNHWWLEADLSSWESGWQSGTGWMLLAALTMAFGTVISRFACRRSDPVAVTGWHMLFGGIPLLIWHGLDPATSILPPWTGLDWAQMAYASILGSALAYGLFFWFANREDLTGFTTLGFLTPVFALVSGGVLLGERLAGLQWLAVLLVLASVLLVSQRQKLWDPLLRTASSQPGDMKA; via the coding sequence ATGTCCTCCCTGCAGCGCGGGCTGTTGATGGTTCTTCCCTTCGCTTTGTGGGGAACGGCCATGGCTGCGATGGCTCCCTTGGTTCATTCCGGCGGGCCAGTACTGGTGGCCTGTCTCAGGCTTCTTCCTGCTGGCGCTGTTCTGCTGGTTGCGGTTCCAAGGCTCGGTCGTTCCTTGCGGATCGACCCCGGCGATCGCGGCTGGTTTGTGTTGTTCACCCTCGTGGACGCCTTCTTGTTTCAGATCTTTCTCGCTAAAGGAATCGAAGGAACCGGTGCAGGGCTCGGGTCGGTGTTGATTGATTCCCAGCCGTTGATCGTTGCGCTTCTGGCGCGATGGCTGTTCGAAGAATCGATCAATCCATTCGGTTGGCTCGGTCTGGCGCTTGGTCTGGCAGGAATCGTTTGCCTTGGCGTTCCCGCCCCCTTGCTGAACCACTGGTGGTTGGAGGCTGATCTCTCTTCATGGGAGTCCGGATGGCAGTCCGGGACCGGATGGATGTTGTTAGCGGCCCTCACCATGGCCTTTGGAACGGTGATCAGTCGCTTTGCCTGCCGGCGCAGTGATCCAGTGGCGGTGACCGGGTGGCACATGCTCTTTGGGGGTATTCCCCTGCTGATCTGGCATGGGCTGGATCCGGCAACCTCCATTCTCCCGCCCTGGACTGGCCTGGACTGGGCGCAGATGGCCTATGCCTCAATTCTTGGCAGTGCGTTGGCCTATGGCCTGTTCTTCTGGTTCGCCAATCGTGAGGATCTCACTGGCTTCACCACCCTGGGTTTTCTCACCCCTGTGTTCGCGCTCGTTTCAGGGGGTGTGCTTCTCGGCGAACGCCTGGCTGGCTTGCAATGGCTCGCCGTCTTGCTCGTGTTGGCGTCGGTCCTGTTGGTCAGTCAGCGGCAGAAGCTCTGGGATCCATTGCTGCGCACGGCTTCTTCCCAGCCTGGAGACATGAAGGCATGA
- a CDS encoding glycosyltransferase, translating into MTERPLNLVLVSTPIGQLGSGRGGGVELTLGSVMRGLVGRGHQLSLVAPEGSRSPVIADTVKLHPCQGVDQPSWQHADRGAPMQIPDNGVLPRLWERALDLGCQADAVINFGYDWLPLWLTPHAPAALFHLVSMGSVSQVMDRAVAAVARWDQSRLAFHTRRQAQDFDLMAPPEVVGNGFDLSNYALQLGTSGPLGWAGRVAPEKGLEDAAAAAAALGETLRVWGLVEDQAYAQRVEADVPHGTIEWCGFKPTAALQRELGACRALLNTPKWNEAYGNVVVEALACGVPVVAYDRGGPGEIVQDGVTGWLVPPDDRDALSRATQRVGAIDRRACREWAEQWASQEGLAIRVETWIRRGLSRMDGTIV; encoded by the coding sequence ATGACGGAGCGTCCCTTGAATCTGGTGCTGGTTAGCACGCCGATTGGTCAGCTTGGCAGTGGTCGGGGAGGGGGTGTCGAGCTCACGCTCGGATCGGTGATGCGCGGCCTGGTGGGCCGCGGCCACCAGCTCTCTCTCGTGGCACCGGAGGGATCGAGGTCGCCGGTGATTGCTGACACGGTGAAGCTCCATCCGTGCCAAGGAGTGGATCAGCCGAGCTGGCAGCATGCCGACCGTGGGGCCCCGATGCAGATTCCCGATAACGGGGTGCTCCCCCGCCTTTGGGAGCGCGCCCTGGACCTGGGCTGTCAGGCCGATGCCGTGATCAATTTCGGTTACGACTGGCTTCCGCTATGGCTGACGCCCCATGCCCCCGCGGCCTTGTTTCATCTGGTGAGCATGGGGTCGGTCTCGCAGGTGATGGATCGCGCTGTGGCTGCGGTAGCCCGTTGGGATCAGAGCCGGCTGGCCTTTCATACTCGCCGTCAGGCCCAGGATTTCGACCTGATGGCCCCGCCTGAGGTGGTGGGCAATGGCTTCGATCTCTCGAACTATGCGCTTCAGCTCGGAACATCGGGTCCCTTGGGATGGGCCGGTCGGGTCGCTCCGGAAAAGGGTCTGGAGGATGCGGCGGCAGCGGCTGCGGCCCTTGGAGAAACGCTGCGGGTCTGGGGCCTGGTGGAAGACCAGGCCTATGCCCAAAGGGTGGAGGCGGATGTGCCTCATGGCACGATCGAGTGGTGCGGGTTCAAGCCCACGGCCGCGCTTCAAAGGGAACTGGGGGCATGCCGGGCGCTGCTCAACACCCCCAAGTGGAATGAGGCCTACGGGAATGTGGTCGTGGAGGCTCTGGCCTGTGGCGTGCCAGTGGTGGCTTACGACCGCGGAGGTCCTGGGGAGATCGTTCAAGACGGAGTCACAGGCTGGCTCGTCCCCCCCGATGACCGCGACGCCCTGAGTCGAGCCACGCAGCGTGTTGGTGCGATCGATCGACGGGCTTGCCGCGAATGGGCTGAACAGTGGGCGAGCCAGGAGGGTTTGGCCATCCGCGTGGAGACCTGGATCCGCCGGGGGTTGTCCCGGATGGATGGCACGATCGTCTGA
- a CDS encoding glycosyltransferase family 39 protein: MTGDRPDTTELTPLVRRRGLWCIFVLAVVIFTWQLGSTGLVDETPPLFAASGRAMAETGDWLTPRVNGLPRFDKPPLVYWLMGLSYSLPGSASWDPLGTWAARLPSALASMASMLMLGDTLLRYPLAGDAHPRRTAVAGALAFALSPLVLIWSRTAVSDALLSGTLSLSLLCQWRCYASGSTRRWWLAWVLLALAVLTKGPVAVVLTGITLSLYALIRRDLFGLWRLLRPIRGLLITAVLSLPWYLAELVVEGQPFWDSFFGYHNLQRLTSVVNDHLQPWWFFGPVLVVASLPFTPLLLLGLARCLAAFRGKGSRLQLPAQQSLRDFAGCWVFSLLILFTLAATKLPSYWLPATPAAALLIALTAQAPSCKRRPLLLWMWSFTLLLTAVLAAGLWVSPLWIPLIQDPEMPTLPAELLASGLVFRAAVCFTAAALLGLLTLVRTLDGRLLAVQGPLVAFQLVALLPMIELGDRVRQLPVRQVAGTVVSQRRPGEPLAMIGVLKPSLHFYTRQVVLYDGKSKSALVNLADRLSREQRQGFQGIPLSDPGSSDTVLVVIDERTAAREHWQGLAPDVLGRTGIYALWRVDRSRLEQRAATLQAQGVDLTWRDPRPERY, from the coding sequence ATGACAGGGGATCGACCTGACACGACTGAGCTCACGCCGCTGGTGCGGCGTAGGGGGCTCTGGTGCATTTTCGTGCTGGCTGTGGTGATCTTCACCTGGCAGCTGGGAAGCACTGGATTGGTGGATGAAACGCCACCTCTGTTCGCTGCATCAGGCAGGGCGATGGCGGAAACCGGCGACTGGTTGACGCCCCGGGTGAATGGTCTGCCTCGCTTCGACAAGCCGCCTTTGGTGTATTGGCTGATGGGGCTGAGCTACAGCCTTCCGGGGTCAGCGTCATGGGATCCACTTGGCACCTGGGCCGCGCGCCTGCCTTCGGCCCTGGCGTCGATGGCCTCCATGCTGATGCTCGGTGACACGTTGCTTCGCTACCCCTTGGCTGGGGATGCCCACCCTCGACGGACGGCGGTGGCTGGAGCGCTGGCCTTCGCCCTCTCCCCTCTGGTGCTGATCTGGAGCCGCACCGCAGTGAGCGACGCCCTGCTGAGCGGCACCCTGAGTCTCAGCCTGCTCTGCCAATGGCGTTGCTACGCGAGTGGATCCACGCGGCGCTGGTGGTTGGCCTGGGTACTGCTGGCCCTTGCGGTGCTCACCAAGGGGCCCGTGGCGGTTGTGCTCACCGGAATCACCCTGAGCCTCTATGCCCTGATCCGCAGGGATCTCTTCGGTCTGTGGCGGCTCCTTCGCCCCATCCGCGGCTTGCTTATCACTGCTGTGCTCAGCTTGCCCTGGTATTTGGCCGAGCTGGTGGTGGAGGGCCAGCCGTTTTGGGACAGCTTCTTTGGATATCACAACCTCCAACGCCTCACCAGCGTGGTGAATGATCACCTCCAGCCCTGGTGGTTCTTCGGACCGGTGCTTGTGGTGGCATCTCTGCCGTTCACGCCGCTGCTGCTGTTGGGTCTTGCACGCTGCTTGGCCGCGTTTCGGGGCAAGGGATCGCGTCTGCAGCTCCCAGCCCAGCAGAGCCTTCGCGATTTCGCTGGTTGCTGGGTGTTCTCGTTGCTGATTCTGTTCACCCTGGCGGCAACCAAACTTCCCAGTTACTGGTTGCCGGCCACCCCAGCCGCTGCCCTGTTAATCGCTCTGACGGCCCAGGCTCCCTCGTGCAAGCGACGTCCACTGCTTCTGTGGATGTGGAGCTTCACCTTGCTGCTCACCGCTGTGCTTGCGGCTGGTCTCTGGGTGTCTCCCCTCTGGATTCCCCTGATTCAGGACCCGGAGATGCCCACACTCCCTGCTGAGCTTTTGGCCAGTGGTTTGGTGTTTCGGGCTGCTGTCTGCTTCACCGCGGCGGCCTTGCTTGGCCTGCTCACCTTGGTGCGCACACTGGATGGTCGCCTGCTTGCGGTCCAGGGACCTCTGGTGGCATTTCAGCTCGTTGCGCTCCTGCCGATGATCGAACTCGGAGACCGGGTCCGGCAGCTTCCCGTCAGGCAGGTGGCTGGAACGGTGGTGAGCCAGCGGCGACCCGGGGAACCCCTCGCGATGATCGGCGTTCTCAAACCCTCACTGCACTTCTACACACGCCAGGTCGTTCTCTACGACGGCAAGTCGAAGTCGGCACTGGTCAATTTGGCGGATCGACTCAGCCGTGAGCAGCGGCAGGGATTTCAAGGCATCCCCCTCAGCGATCCCGGCAGCTCGGACACGGTGCTTGTGGTGATCGATGAGCGCACTGCTGCGCGTGAGCACTGGCAGGGGCTGGCTCCTGATGTGCTGGGCCGGACAGGCATCTATGCCCTATGGCGTGTGGATCGCAGCCGTCTCGAACAGCGGGCTGCAACCCTGCAGGCCCAGGGTGTTGATCTCACCTGGCGGGATCCGAGGCCAGAGCGTTATTGA
- a CDS encoding DUF721 domain-containing protein, protein MGRAPKSQRRRFGKGELLMPAPPEPAQSIRGCLDRLNQQWRQDGSMAALWQDWPKLAGPSLAEHCRPLTLRQGVLSVGASHPQWRQALLYSKLQLLAAIRAAGHPVRDLRILQHHTARRSDPGDPLDEWNRHPSRTDVHGMATCPRCGSPAPTGEMAYWGHCSFCRSADLGSEAANG, encoded by the coding sequence ATGGGAAGGGCTCCGAAATCACAGAGACGTCGCTTCGGCAAGGGTGAACTCTTGATGCCGGCGCCTCCCGAACCGGCACAGTCGATCAGGGGATGCCTGGACCGACTGAACCAGCAATGGCGTCAGGACGGTTCAATGGCAGCCCTGTGGCAGGACTGGCCGAAACTGGCAGGACCGTCCCTGGCTGAACATTGCCGGCCCCTGACCCTCAGACAAGGGGTGCTCAGCGTTGGTGCCAGCCATCCTCAGTGGCGCCAGGCTCTGCTCTACAGCAAGCTTCAACTACTCGCCGCGATCCGTGCCGCCGGTCACCCCGTTCGCGACCTTCGCATCCTTCAGCACCACACGGCCCGACGGTCCGATCCAGGGGACCCTCTCGACGAATGGAACCGCCATCCCAGCCGGACGGATGTGCATGGAATGGCGACCTGCCCGCGCTGCGGATCACCGGCTCCGACGGGAGAAATGGCCTACTGGGGCCACTGCAGCTTCTGCAGAAGTGCTGACTTGGGCTCGGAGGCGGCCAACGGCTGA
- a CDS encoding PspA/IM30 family protein, whose translation MGFFDRLSRLVRANANAAVSSMEDPVKILDQSVADMQSDLVKLRQAVAMAIASQKRLRNQADQAETQSRTWYERAELALKKNEEDLAREALTRRKTFQETATSLSNQVKAQEAQVETLKKSLVALEGKIAEARTKKDMLKARAQAAQAQQQLQSAVNGMGTNSAMAAFERMEDKVQSMEASSQAAAELAGADLESQFAALESGSDVDDELASLRQQLQGGPEAVALPQADDKVQPVKVAEVDQDLEELRRSIDKL comes from the coding sequence ATGGGTTTCTTTGATCGGCTGAGTCGTCTGGTTCGCGCGAACGCCAACGCTGCAGTCAGCAGCATGGAAGACCCCGTCAAGATCCTCGATCAGTCGGTTGCTGACATGCAGTCTGATCTGGTGAAGCTGCGCCAGGCGGTCGCCATGGCCATTGCCAGCCAGAAGCGTTTGCGCAATCAGGCCGATCAGGCCGAGACCCAGTCACGCACTTGGTATGAGCGTGCCGAACTGGCTTTGAAGAAGAACGAGGAGGATCTGGCCAGGGAAGCCCTGACCCGGCGTAAGACCTTTCAGGAAACCGCCACATCCCTCAGTAACCAGGTGAAGGCGCAGGAGGCCCAGGTGGAGACCCTCAAGAAGAGCCTTGTGGCTCTCGAGGGAAAAATCGCCGAGGCGCGCACGAAGAAAGACATGCTGAAGGCCCGAGCTCAGGCGGCCCAGGCACAGCAGCAGCTGCAGAGCGCTGTTAACGGCATGGGGACCAACTCCGCCATGGCCGCTTTTGAGCGGATGGAGGACAAGGTTCAGTCCATGGAGGCCTCCAGTCAGGCAGCGGCCGAGTTGGCCGGAGCCGACCTTGAAAGTCAGTTCGCTGCTCTGGAAAGTGGAAGCGATGTGGATGATGAACTGGCCTCCCTGCGGCAACAGCTTCAGGGTGGACCTGAGGCCGTGGCCCTTCCGCAGGCCGATGACAAGGTGCAGCCCGTGAAAGTCGCCGAGGTGGATCAGGATCTCGAGGAACTTCGGCGTTCCATCGACAAGCTCTGA
- the trxA gene encoding thioredoxin yields MSAAVSDFTDAGFDQDVLKASGTVLVDFWAPWCGPCRLMVPLMDWAAETYSGRLQVGKLEVDGNPATRDAYQVQGIPTLILFRDGGEIGRHEGAIARPQLQAFLDAHL; encoded by the coding sequence GTGTCAGCTGCTGTTTCCGACTTCACCGATGCCGGTTTTGATCAGGACGTCCTGAAGGCATCCGGAACAGTTCTTGTGGATTTCTGGGCACCCTGGTGCGGTCCCTGCCGGCTGATGGTTCCTCTGATGGACTGGGCGGCCGAAACCTATTCAGGGCGTCTGCAGGTGGGAAAGCTTGAAGTGGATGGCAATCCCGCAACCCGCGATGCCTACCAGGTGCAGGGAATTCCAACGTTGATCCTCTTCCGCGATGGTGGGGAAATTGGTCGTCACGAGGGGGCCATCGCCCGTCCTCAGTTGCAGGCTTTCCTGGATGCTCACCTCTGA
- a CDS encoding aminotransferase class I/II-fold pyridoxal phosphate-dependent enzyme: MLTSERLARLGSGVFDRNDRRKAHYCLGSRHPQQPLIDLSLGSTDLAPPAEVIAAMAGALQDPISSSYCLHAGTEAFRHAAAAWCERRFGVAVDAETEVLLLVGSQEGTAHLPMAVLDPGESALILDPSYPSHRGGLELADASIHTLPLRAETGWAPDFSSLTTEQWRQLRLMVLGFPHNPTACTGEQAWLDEAMEHCHRHDLVLAHDNPYVDLALEGEAPALLRCPQWKERGIEFFSLSKGWCLGGFRLAFAVGAAPLISALRQLKGVVDFNQCRALQQGAVLALDRFAHWPASLRPVYRDRRDRMLRSLERIGWSVPQPSMALYLWMPLPSWARSRGWSDEQLAAEVLEHCGVALTPGSGFGTAGAGWLRLALVRPSIELESAVDRLAPWWALQS, translated from the coding sequence ATGCTCACCTCTGAACGCCTGGCCCGGCTGGGCAGTGGTGTTTTCGACCGGAATGATCGCCGCAAAGCGCACTACTGCCTTGGGAGTCGTCATCCCCAGCAGCCGCTGATTGATCTTTCGCTCGGGTCAACCGATCTAGCCCCACCTGCGGAGGTGATCGCGGCCATGGCTGGTGCGCTTCAAGATCCCATCAGTTCGTCCTACTGCCTGCATGCCGGAACCGAAGCGTTCCGCCATGCAGCGGCCGCTTGGTGTGAGCGTCGCTTCGGTGTGGCGGTTGATGCTGAAACCGAAGTTCTGCTGTTGGTGGGTTCCCAAGAGGGGACTGCCCATCTGCCGATGGCCGTTTTGGATCCTGGTGAGAGCGCCTTGATCCTTGACCCCTCCTATCCCTCCCATCGCGGCGGTCTCGAACTGGCGGATGCCTCGATCCACACGCTGCCGCTTCGCGCCGAAACGGGATGGGCTCCCGACTTTTCCAGTCTGACGACCGAGCAGTGGAGGCAACTGCGCCTGATGGTTCTGGGGTTCCCCCACAACCCAACCGCCTGTACAGGGGAACAGGCATGGCTCGATGAAGCAATGGAGCACTGCCATCGCCATGATCTCGTACTGGCGCATGACAACCCTTACGTTGATCTCGCTCTGGAGGGAGAGGCGCCCGCTCTCTTGCGCTGTCCCCAATGGAAAGAGCGGGGAATCGAGTTCTTCTCCCTCTCCAAGGGCTGGTGCCTGGGGGGATTCCGTCTGGCCTTCGCCGTGGGGGCAGCACCCCTGATCAGTGCTCTCCGTCAGCTCAAGGGCGTTGTGGATTTCAATCAGTGCCGTGCTCTTCAGCAGGGGGCGGTGCTGGCGCTAGATCGCTTCGCTCACTGGCCTGCATCCCTGCGTCCTGTTTATCGGGATCGCAGGGATCGCATGCTGCGTTCCCTGGAGCGAATCGGCTGGTCGGTGCCCCAGCCCTCCATGGCCCTGTACCTATGGATGCCTCTGCCGTCCTGGGCCCGCTCCAGGGGCTGGAGTGATGAACAGCTGGCCGCCGAAGTGCTCGAACATTGCGGGGTGGCGCTCACTCCCGGTTCTGGCTTTGGAACAGCTGGAGCAGGATGGTTGCGACTGGCCTTGGTGCGCCCTTCGATCGAGCTTGAGTCTGCTGTGGATCGTCTCGCACCCTGGTGGGCGCTCCAGAGCTGA
- a CDS encoding biotin--[acetyl-CoA-carboxylase] ligase yields MGAPELMRPVARGAARVLRDLRRCGGTHWRLRQLPVCTSTETELVRWLQSHPWSGDQPRAVFSSHQTQSHGQHGRVWLAPRGGVWLSAALPWPHPISATGLFGLVVALALTEQLESQALPVRIKWPNDLLVHSRKLAGILPTLVFRGSQVRQARVGVGLNVCNAVPSGAIALKQLLPRSRCRLGFWQGAVLQALDRSTDLAHDPAYVVREVERRLWSHHVRDPSSGDSWQVRGLGLDGRLLLSQGTQTCSWTRWGDSNDRSV; encoded by the coding sequence GTGGGCGCTCCAGAGCTGATGCGTCCGGTCGCCAGGGGAGCTGCACGTGTTCTCAGGGATCTGCGTCGTTGCGGCGGCACCCATTGGAGACTGCGGCAATTGCCGGTTTGCACCAGTACGGAAACCGAGCTGGTGCGTTGGTTGCAGAGCCACCCATGGAGTGGTGATCAACCGCGTGCTGTGTTCTCCTCCCATCAGACCCAGAGTCATGGCCAGCACGGACGTGTGTGGTTGGCGCCGCGGGGCGGCGTCTGGCTCAGTGCGGCCCTGCCCTGGCCCCATCCGATCAGTGCCACGGGGTTGTTCGGTCTGGTTGTGGCGCTTGCGCTGACGGAACAACTCGAATCCCAGGCTCTGCCGGTGCGGATTAAGTGGCCGAATGACCTGTTGGTGCACTCCAGGAAACTGGCGGGAATTCTGCCCACGTTGGTGTTTCGTGGGAGCCAGGTCCGACAAGCCCGTGTCGGCGTTGGGCTCAATGTGTGCAATGCCGTTCCCTCCGGGGCCATCGCGTTGAAGCAGCTCCTGCCGCGCAGTCGCTGCCGGCTGGGGTTCTGGCAAGGCGCCGTTCTTCAAGCCCTGGACCGGTCAACGGATCTTGCTCATGACCCTGCTTATGTGGTGCGTGAAGTGGAACGTCGGCTCTGGAGTCATCACGTGCGTGACCCCAGCAGTGGGGACAGTTGGCAGGTGCGAGGGCTGGGTCTTGATGGACGTCTTTTGCTCAGTCAGGGCACCCAGACCTGCAGCTGGACCCGGTGGGGTGACAGCAACGACAGGAGTGTCTAA